The following proteins are encoded in a genomic region of Arachis ipaensis cultivar K30076 chromosome B02, Araip1.1, whole genome shotgun sequence:
- the LOC107625505 gene encoding pentatricopeptide repeat-containing protein At4g02750-like: protein MRDLNIMLWRTPFSGSMRTVSAAELNSMIDAYVRNNNVRQARKLFDENPSTRSLVSWNMMMMAYVQQHQIRHAHDLFDQIPQRDAVSWNIMLAGFQRTMDTHRSFQCFLQMGRDGVGPNDYTLSILLRSVMGTHFDVLVQQLHALALHLGLNLNVFVGSALIKAYGSLRLKVALGRVFDDILIKDVTSWNALVSGYMEIGSMVDAQKAFDLMPERNIISWTTLVNGYIKNKRLNKARSVFNRMGERNVVSWTVMISGYVQNKRFMDALKLFLLMFKSGAHPNHFTFSSVLDACAGCPSLLMGMQVHLCLIKSGITDDVISLTSLVDMYAKCGNMDAAFSVFESIQNKNLVSWNSIIGGYAMHGLATQALEQFDRMERVGVTPDEVTFVNVLSACVHAGLVEEGEKHFANMVAKYRIQAEMEHYSCMVDLYGRAGRFDKAEKLIKTMPFEPDVVLWGALLSACGLHSNIELGKYVAERIRKLESNHPVSYSMLSKIQGEKGTWSMVNELRDMMKEKQIKKQKAFSWVE from the coding sequence ACGGTTTCAGCAGCAGAGCTCAATTCCATGATAGATGCTTACGTACGCAACAACAACGTACGCCAAGCACGCAAACTGTTTGACGAAAATCCCTCAACCCGCTCCCTTGTTTCCTGGAACATGATGATGATGGCCTACGTTCAACAACATCAAATTCGACATGCCCATGACCTATTCGACCAAATTCCCCAAAGAGATGCCGTTTCGTGGAACATCATGCTCGCTGGTTTTCAGAGAACCATGGACACTCACAGGTCTTTCCAGTGTTTCTTGCAAATGGGAAGAGACGGTGTTGGGCCGAATGACTACACACTATCCATATTGCTCAGATCAGTTATGGGTACTCATTTTGATGTTTTGGTGCAGCAGCTTCATGCTCTTGCACTGCATTTGGGACTCAACTTGAATGTGTTTGTTGGGTCTGCTTTGATCAAAGCTTATGGGAGTTTAAGGTTGAAGGTGGCTTTGGGTCGTGTGTTTGATGATATATTGATCAAGGATGTAACATCTTGGAATGCTTTGGTTTCCGGTTACATGGAAATAGGAAGTATGGTCGATGCTCAAAAAGCATTCGACCTCATGCCCGAAAGAAACATCATTTCTTGGACTACTTTGGTCAATGGTTATATCAAGAACAAGAGACTTAACAAAGCAAGGTCTGTATTTAACAGGATGGGGGAGAGAAATGTGGTTTCTTGGACGGTAATGATTAGTGGGTATGTGCAAAACAAGAGATTTATGGATGCATTGAAGCTTTTTCTTTTGATGTTTAAGTCAGGGGCTCATCCCAATCATTTTACGTTTTCGAGTGTGTTGGATGCATGtgctggttgtccttctcttctGATGGGCATGCAAGTCCACCTTTGTCTAATCAAGTCTGGCATAACAGACGATGTAATCTCATTGACATCCCTTGTTGATATGTATGCAAAATGTGGGAATATGGATGCAGCATTTAGTGTGTTTGAGTCCATTCAAAACAAGAATTTGGTGTCGTGGAACTCGATAATTGGTGGTTATGCCATGCATGGTCTTGCAACTCAAGCACTGGAGCAGTTTGATAGAATGGAAAGAGTTGGTGTCACACCTGATGAAGTTACATTTGTGAATGTGTTATCAGCATGTGTACATGCAGGTCTTGTTGAAGAAGGTGAGAAGCACTTTGCTAACATGGTGGCCAAGTATAGGATCCAAGCAGAGATGGAGCACTATAGTTGCATGGTGGACCTGTATGGAAGAGCAGGGCGATTTGATAAAGCAGAGAAATTGATCAAGACTATGCCCTTTGAGCCTGATGTGGTGTTGTGGGGTGCATTACTTTCAGCTTGTGGCCTGCATTCAAATATAGAACTTGGGAAGTATGTTGCGGAAAGAATCCGCAAACTAGAGAGCAATCATCCTGTTTCCTACTCAATGCTTTCAAAGATCCAAGGTGAGAAAGGGACATGGAGCATGGTAAATGAATTAAGGGACATGATGAAggagaaacaaataaaaaagcaGAAGGCCTTTAGCTGGGTTGAGTGA